The sequence below is a genomic window from Lolium perenne isolate Kyuss_39 chromosome 4, Kyuss_2.0, whole genome shotgun sequence.
ATATCAGCATTGCACACAATTGACAGCTCTTGTCGCACTTGTGTCAAATAAAAGTTTTGTTCGGTTTTACAGAGTTCTTTGAACTTACAAGGATCAAGCACATTGCTGTTGTATGGTATGACAGTGTGAGACAGAAAACTATGATGTCTCTCGGATACCTCACTATGTGAAATTCTCATGAATTAGCATTCCACTGAACTTTCTGGCTAACTGTCACAAACTTACAAACCAATGTCAGTCCTAATTTCTTCCGCACTAGATCAAACTTGAACTTATTTAAACAGGAGGCTTAGCTAGATCTTGACACTACGCCTGTGAACTTTTGCCTTCTCAGCATCAATGATAGACTCCACCTGTTTAACAGCATCCTCAAGCTTGCCTTCAGCATTGACAACCACGTAGTCAAAATGTTTCATCCGCCTCACCTCTTCTCTGGCTGTTGCAATTCTAACAAGAAGCATATCTGGTGTTTCTGTTTTACGGTGAATTAGCCTTTTGACAAGCGCCTCTTCGCTCTCTGCAACTAGAAAGATGAAAATTGCAGATTCGCCAAGTATGTGTTTCAAAGTTGCTGCTCCTTGAATGTCCACTCTCaagacaatgtcatgtcctttggccatgTAATCACGGATCTGCATGTCaaacgaaacaaatattaacagttTATCACTTCATCTAGATGGGTCATCACCTACTCAAGTATTTTACTGTTAAAAGGTCAAAACATattccctccatcccaaaataactgactcagctttgtctagacacAATTTTTCAGATTATATGCACGTTAATGGTCCCATATTACCAAATGGAGTTCTTTGTGTGCCTTAGAATAAAACGTTCGTGTTATGAAGTTGAATATGTGGTGCCTTGTGATGGGAAAAGCAATATTCCCCACTGTGTGATTGTTATTTAGTTATcagaaaatagatcagcatagcCTAACTGTTGCTTAAACTTTACCACCAAGAACAAAAAAGACATGTAACCAAGCAGTATAGGTCCAGCTATCTCACATATTGTTAGCGGAATTAGTTATCATACTTTTACGAACTAGAAAAAAAAAGAGCATAAAACCAGTTTGTGCCTACAGTTGAGCATTGATCTTCAAAAATATACACGGAAATTATAATGGCTGAAGCTATTATACAGCAGTAAATATACAGCATAATGGTTGAGTATGTTACAGAGCTATAAATATCTGCAAACAATAAGAGTATTAAGCAGTCCGTCAAATATCGTAAGGCAAGTATTTCAGAGACTTGTTTGATCTCATTGCAGCTAGTGAACCCTTGTCTTAGACTCAATGTCAGTTTGTTGCAAACAACTAATATTATACTGAATCATCATTTCTCAACCCAGCAACATATGGTGAACAAGGGCTTTGTTTAACGAACGTGGGAATTTTTCTAGTACATTAAATTGGTTCACTGAAACATTGAGCAAATCTGGTTCAGTTACAGACATCCTTAGACATCAGTGTACCTTAAGCAGATCATTCTGGTACAAGCAAAATAAAGACAGCAAAGAAGTAGCGCACCTGCTGCTTGGGGATCCCCTTGTACTCCCCATAAACAAGCGCGTATTCAAGCAACTCCTGCCTCTCAATCATGGTGAGGAATTCGTCTTTGGTGACGAAGTGATAGTCCTTCCCGTCAACTTCCCCCGGCCGAATCGCCCTGCTCGTCGCGGTAACCACAAAGTGGATCTCCTCCCTCTCCTCTTGCAGCCTCTGGTGAACAATCCAACCCGAGATTACAACGCCGAGCACGCAACAAAACGAACGAACGCAAACCGACCCCgcattgcaaatttgcaagtaagGTATGTATATTAGTAGTATCACCTTGATGACGGCATCCTTGCCGACGCCGCTGGGGCCGCTGATGACGAGGATCATCGGGTCCGGGGGAGGCGCCAGGGGCTCGGAGGTGAACGTCGTGCCCAGCGCCGCCTCCAGCCCCCGGAAGAGCTGGTCCTACAATGCCGCGCAGAGCAGTAAGCGCTGGGTGGAGGGGAGAGAGCCAGATAGCCCAGCGTCGGATAATTAGTAGGGGGATACCTTGTCGGAGAAGGACCGCGGCGGCggagggggcggcggcgggggatGGGAGGAGTGGTGCCagccggaggaggaagaggacatgAGGCGGCGTGGCAGGGTGCGGGAGGTCGGAGGGGCGGCGGGCGCAGCCCGCGGTGGAAGGGGGCACCTCGCGAGGAAGGGGGAGCGGGCGAGGGCGGAGGAGAACCGCCGCGAGAGAAgcatctagaaggttccggggcgGGAGGTCGCGGCGCGTGGAGGAACGGCGGATGTGGGGAATGGGGGATTTGCTGGATTGGGATGGAAAATGAGGAGAGGGGTTTCAGGGTTTTTGAGGCAGCGTGGCGTGAGAATCCAGCAAGGCGGAGGCCGATATCTTGTACTCCCTCGTCCCATTTTAATTAACTTGACTGTCTTTTTTGCGAAAACCCCCCACCTTTTCTTATTTTTTGAGCATACATTGTTGGTTGCCAAGTCCCACGACCCTGTCGTCCCACGACCCCATCGTCCCCTTCCCCTACCCCCGTCCCCTCCCTCCCAGTCCTCTCCCTCCGTCGTCGCCGGCAGCTCCGGctcccctcccgccgccgcccctgCAGCCACGGCTTCCTCCACCGTCTCATCTGTTGGGCGCGCCATCAAGGCGGCCTGCCCCACCGCCGCAGCGGGTTCGCCGGCGCTGGTGAGGCCCGTGTCGTCCCTGCCTTCTTGCCCGAGGAGCCCaggcaggcggagctggaggttgTCGCGGAGCCTGACCCCGACACTCGCCCAGACACgtccccgtcgccgccgccggcagcagctccccgtcgccgccgccgctgccgcagcTCCCCGTCGCCGTGCGTGGCGGGCCCCAGCAGGATCGGGCGGAGGCGGGTGGCATCCTCATCGATCCAGCTCGATCGATCCAGTGCTTGACGGAGGTTACTGTTTTTGTTAAGGACTGGACTGTAAAATGTGATTAGTGAACTGTTTTTCTCCTCCCGCGTTGATTAaaacgggacggagggagtaggtcACAGTACTTAAATTTTAAAAAGTTGTATGCAAGGGAAAATGATTCTGCGAAAATCAAAACGGATGCCAAGATATCGCGTACGTAGCTCTTTATTTTCGAACACTTAGAATTTATATTTTAAATTCTACAAACTGAAAATAAAATCTTAGAGGTAGCCAGTAATGTTTACTCTAAATCTGCAAAATTTTAATACAAATTACTTTGTATTGCAGGCTACACAAAAATACTAGTAAATCTGAAAATTTTCATTGTGAATAGTGCAGATTTCAACATTGTGGGTATGGCACAACGTCCTTAGAAGAAACTATGTAGGCTCAAAGGTTTTACCCATGGTTCTAGTGGTTTTTAGCGGATCTAACGGCAATGAAGAAACACTTCTTCCACTTTTGATCATTTACCATTATGGACAACTTGCATATTAGTTTCTGTGAGGAAAGTGGATAAAAATCACCACTGTTTGAGATCAATATCTAGTACGGTATCGCGGGTCACAAGTGGAATACTATCGCTAAGGTAATGGAAGTATCTCCATCTACCTAATGTAACATTGAGGAGAGCTTTAGTCAGGCCTCTACTACCAACATGTAATGCACTTCTAGGGTCGAAGAGAGACTGGTGTTTAGTGACATGTAGCAACGACATCAAAAGGTGGGAGCGACAACATTGGATGACTTCTTCTTTGTTGGTGTTATTCAAGTACCGAGTCTCGATTTGCAGGGTGAAAACTCAAGGTCTACTCTTCGTTCATTGTATTTGGCAATGACTTTGTAAAAGGCATTGTTTTGGGATCTCGCACTTTCTCGAGAGTGAAAATCTAAGATCTATTGATTGGGCGATGACACTTCTTGTACACTATCCATTCTTGGAGGTGTGGCTTTTGGAGAATCTTTGTGTAGTCCGGGTGATATATTTGCTGGTGGTTTGTGTGTTAATGTTGTGAGGGGTTAATCACCGTCGCGGGctttttttctattttgttttgtgTGTCCTTAATGTTTTTAAGACATTTTATTGGTGGAGAGGTTGAGTGTAATTGGTATATTCTTGATACTAATATATCCCTTTGTAAAAAAAAAGTAACACTCTTCTAGAGTGTTGGTGATGATTTAATTGTTACAAGGCAGCGGACCTATTCCCCTAGAATCTACATGAGAACGAAAAAAAATAGGTGAATTCCATGTACATAGCACTTGGACATTCAAATGTCTTTGTTATCAATactaaaaaaaaattagaaaatgaaGGCGCCTCTAAAATCTAAAACATTTGTATGGTAACTTCATAAAGGTGTCATCCTTAACAAGAATAATCTTGGAAAACGGAACTGCAATGAAGCTTCCATGTTGTTTTTGTTTTCGCAGTGAGGCAATCAAACACATGTTGTTACAATACACGATAGTGTCAGTCATTCAAGTAGCTTCCCACTTGTATCCATCGCGTATTTTTATAAATATATTTGGCAACTGGTTGCGTTACATCGATCACAAGTACAAAATCCTCGTTAGGGCGGGAGCGGTtgtcgtccacaaataagtgtaatcTAGCCTTTGTCCTAAGTCAAACATAATATATTTTAACCAACTTTATAGAAAAGTGTAGCAACATAAATTACACTAAATTGGTATCACTAGGTTCGTTTTGAAATGTAGCTACATAATATTTGGATTAGATGCCATGTATATTGCTACGTTTATCTATAAAGTTGGTCAAATTTAAAAAGTTAACTTAGCCCAAAACTTAAAGCTTGTTTAGTTTCTAGCCACACTTTGCCAAACCTAGGTTTAGCAATGGTGGGTGAGAAATTAGAAGCCACAAAGTGTGGTAAAAGTTGGCAAATATTTCACTCTATAATAGGTGGACCATAAAGAGGATAAACTGTAGCAATTTAAAGTGTAACAAGAACCAAACATATACCGAATTGCTAAACTTTGGACTCACATATTGTGACCGGAAATTAAACACCCCTTACATGTACACTTACTTGTGAACGGAGGGATGTGTAAACACTTGTGGTTTGTATGTAAGAGCCCGACATAAAAGTGTAGATAGAAGAAGCGGGAGCTGGACGGCGAGGCCGAATACCCCAGGAAGAGATTCTTGGTCCGGGTTCTTTTCGCTGATGCTATTTCTTACCAAGGAAGAAACGCACTGTGTATATGCTTAACTTTGAATGAAGCACACGCATTCTACAATCTACATCCATCATGGATCGTTGGGTCAGGCTTAGGGAGGAGGGAGAGCAAAGCATAAAAGTAAGGGTCGGTTGCAAGTTATGGTTAGCATGTCCCATGTCTTTTTCCTTCAGCTTCTGGGATAGAATAAGGATGGAGCATTCACTTGTACATACTCCCTATTCGATTGTATAACCATGCAGCCATGAAAGAACACCATATCACTACAGCCTTTCTTATTTCCTATCAGATGTCCAAAATCACAATGCACAAACAAATTCTCAGTTATCTCATCTAGTGCTGCCTAGAATGTGAACTAACTACAAGAAATGAATGGACGCTTCCCAGGAAGAGGAACCAACCAATGAAATGCTGAAAAGAGATCACTACACACATCACCACAAAAACCTAACAACTGTCAACTATACCCTCTCTCCTAGGTTCCAACAAACTGACGTAAGTACGAGATGTACGCTACCATTACCAAGGACTCTCCGTCGTCACGACGAGGACAGGGACGAAAGGTCCATTACCAAGGACTCTCTGTCGTCACGACGAGGACAGGGACGAAAGGTCCTCGAACACCGTCCGTATCTCCGGCCTCTCCGCTGCGGAGCGGATACAACGGATGGCGATGTGCAGCATGTCCTCTAGCATGTTAGGGGTGCCTCCTCCTCCCGAGGTTTCGGCTTCGACAATGCGCCTGTCGAAGCACTCTGAAGCACGTTCCTCCCTTGCCAGCATCCTCACCCAGTCCGTCAAGTCGACCGCACCATCGTTCATGCAAATAATCTCCCCTGCTATCCTCCCTGTCAGAAGCTCAAGTAGGATGACGCCAAAGGCGTACACGTCACTCTTCAGAGATGGGCATGGCTTGCTGGTGCTTGCAAACTCAGGAGGGGAGTAGCCAAGAGCCCCTGCATTCAGGACCTGTTCGGCCATGCCGATGGGAGTCATCAGCCTGTGAAGGCTGTAGTCAATTACCAGGG
It includes:
- the LOC127295517 gene encoding guanylate kinase 2, chloroplastic/mitochondrial, producing MLLSRRFSSALARSPFLARCPLPPRAAPAAPPTSRTLPRRLMSSSSSGWHHSSHPPPPPPPPPRSFSDKDQLFRGLEAALGTTFTSEPLAPPPDPMILVISGPSGVGKDAVIKRLQEEREEIHFVVTATSRAIRPGEVDGKDYHFVTKDEFLTMIERQELLEYALVYGEYKGIPKQQIRDYMAKGHDIVLRVDIQGAATLKHILGESAIFIFLVAESEEALVKRLIHRKTETPDMLLVRIATAREEVRRMKHFDYVVVNAEGKLEDAVKQVESIIDAEKAKVHRRSVKI